ACGCGTAGGGTGAGAGACTCGTCAAAGAGATTCACTGGGAATGCCACGTGTCAGAGAGTGGAGGACCAAGAACGACTGAGCTGTGCCGTGGTTAGCTGACTCCATGGGTTGGTTTcttccaaaaagtaaaaaacataacataaagGAACCTTTCACTTTGCCTGCACCCACAACTCTTTCTCACCCGCTAGGGTTTCCTTCCATCGCATCTTGATTTCGCAACCTCGTCTAGCAATTCTCCATGGAGGTAACAAAGTTTCGATAACTCCGTTGCGTGCTCTCAATTTCCCCCCTCTTTTATTCCACGCCTTGTTCGTTTTCGTTTAGGGAATCTGCTTGTTTCTTCCGATATTCTTAATTTGATCTGATTCCTCGCCAgttattgtttgatttttttttttttttttggagcggtgttgtttgttttgtgtcgATTTCAGTGTGGTTTTGTTTTTGTAGGGTGCTGGGATGGAAgagaataatattattaatgatgataataagTCTGAGGCGCATTTGACTTCTGCCGCTGCTTTTGTGGAGGGTGGAATTCAGGATGCTTGTGATGATGCTTGCAGCATATGCCTTGAAGCTTTCTGTGATAGTGATCCCTCCACGGTATGGTTCTGTAGGTGTTAATTTAGATGTTATGGTAGTGATTACTGTGTGTCTACTCTGTTGATCAAGCTACTCTTGTACCCTTGTTGTTGCAGGTGACAAGTTGCAAGCATGAGTTTCATCTTCAGTGCATTCTGGAATGGTATTGCTATTTGGCTTCATTAATTGAATCTTTCGGGTCAATCATGGGGATTAATTTTGATGGGGCTGGGCTGTACTATGTTGGTAATGATGGGTGTTTTGCTTGCTTGCTTATTATTATTGCTGTGTACTGCTACTGTTATGGCTGCTGCGATGTGTCTTGGTCACCGAAGTGGTTTTCTCAAGTAAACAGTTTATATGGCTGTATATTTTTCCTCATATTGGTTGAAGAAAGGGCTCCTtgataaggtttttttttgtaatgattTAAAGGAAAACACAAATCTGGTGCCCAGTTTAAAATAAGATATCTCTATCAGCTGAAAGAGAATGTATCATGAATTTTATTCATGCGATTGAAGTTATTTGTTTGAAGTTGGAAGCATTCACAGTTCTGGAGTCTTACTTTCATTGGCCTTgcttttagtaaataaataagatGGGTATGCAGGCATGGAAGACCCAGTACTTGAGGATGTTATTGCCTATGGTTCTCGGGGCTTATGTCAACAACCCATGACATGCTCCCTGAAGTCATTATATCATCATTGCTTAAGACACTATTGATCTATAGTCATACCCAACAAATTTTATAAACCATAAACCAGTAATAACAGGAACTTTATTATTAGCATTCTAGAATCAAAATTTCAACCATTATGCAGTTGTTACTCATATATTGGCCCCTTTTCCATATCAACTTCCTCAGCTACTTGGTCAATTCATTGCTGTCCAAGTGATATGTTCCTCTAAATAAAGGGAATGTCTTAGACAGTCTTCTAGTCTGTGTTTGATGAGTTAAAGTTGCACTTTTTTTACTGTTGAATATTGATACTCTGATTTTGAAGTCTGTAGATATGGACATTTATTTGCTAACATGCTCCTGTTGGGGttcacaaatattttatatacatattttcatatttcttcCTTGTCTTGTggtttattctttaatttcatgAACTTCTTGTcctggagaaaaaaaaatgttggtaTCAAGGGAAAAAGCATTGGCTAAATCTGTGCTCGTCGCCACAATCCAATTGTTGTCTGAATCACTTAACAATATTTGGAGGATAGACTTTGTATTCAATTCTAACTCTTATGTTGTAGGTGTCAAAGAAGCTCCCAGTGCCCCATGTGTTGGCAACCTATCAGTCTCAAAGATCCAACAAGGTTTGTAGTTTTTTTGtatgttgtttattttatttatctgtccctgtcattatttatttttgatatttactcacattttttgttttgtatttgcaGCCAAGAATTACTTGAGGCAGTGGAAAGAGAGCGGAACTTTAGGTTCAATCCATCTAGAAATGCCACCATATTTCATCATCCAACACTGGGGGATTTTGAGTTACAACATGTATGTGGTCTACTTATACTAGATTGGAAACATTTTGTACTATTATCGTGCATGATGTGATTTTTAAGTTCTCATGCAGTTGCCAGTTGGAGCTAGTGATGCTGATCTTGAAGAGCGTATTATCCAACACTTAGCTGCTGCAGCAGCGATGGGAAGAGCACGGCACGTTGCTAGAAGAGAAGGCCAGAGAAACAGATCATCAGCTCAAGGTCGCCaacattttttggttttttcaaCTCATCCTAATTCACCACCCATGGCTCCTGCTTCTTCCTCTCCATCTCAGAGGGGGGATGATGAACCAACTCCTACAATTGATGTTGCCAATCTGTCTCCAACTCCTGCAACTGGAGAAGAATCATCGCAGCCGACTTTAGTTCCGCCTGTTCAAGCAGAACAGGTGTCTGCTTCAGGATCTGGAACTACTGCTCTTGCTACAGATCATCAGGGATCATCCTACAACAATAGGTAATCTTCATTTTTCG
The nucleotide sequence above comes from Glycine soja cultivar W05 chromosome 11, ASM419377v2, whole genome shotgun sequence. Encoded proteins:
- the LOC114377327 gene encoding E3 ubiquitin-protein ligase RHF2A-like, yielding MEGAGMEENNIINDDNKSEAHLTSAAAFVEGGIQDACDDACSICLEAFCDSDPSTVTSCKHEFHLQCILEWCQRSSQCPMCWQPISLKDPTSQELLEAVERERNFRFNPSRNATIFHHPTLGDFELQHLPVGASDADLEERIIQHLAAAAAMGRARHVARREGQRNRSSAQGRQHFLVFSTHPNSPPMAPASSSPSQRGDDEPTPTIDVANLSPTPATGEESSQPTLVPPVQAEQVSASGSGTTALATDHQGSSYNNRRSPNQSSPSSQDRAGPSELQSFSESLKSKLNAVSTRYKESISKSTRGWKERWFSRNNTMSDLGSEVRREVNAGIATVSRMMERLETRDNNRSNSNSAPSNIEDGSVQGSNDQTLTAGNEGGSLVRDNNTKASCAAGSSSN